The Microcebus murinus isolate Inina chromosome 4, M.murinus_Inina_mat1.0, whole genome shotgun sequence genome has a segment encoding these proteins:
- the OR6T1 gene encoding olfactory receptor 6T1 has translation MSPENWTQIAEFVLLGFPSSSILRFLMFLGLMATYVITATGNLLIIVLTWRDPRLHTQMYFFLRNLSFLELLLVSVVVPKMLVILLTGDHAISFASCILQSYLYFLLGTTDFFLLAVMSLDRYLAICRPLHYETLMSGPVCSQLVLASWLAGFLWVLCPTILMASLPFCGPNGIDHFFCDSWPLLRLSCGDTRLLELVAFVLSTTVLLGSLALTSVSYVCILATVLRAPTAAEQRKAFSTCASHLTVVVIVYGSSIFLYIRMSEAQSMLLNKGASVLSCIVTPLLNPFIFTLRNDKVKQALRDALRWPRPTAARKL, from the coding sequence ATGAGCCCTGAAAACTGGACTCAGATAGCGGAGTTTGTCCTTCTGGGTTTCCCCAGTAGCAGCATCCTGCGGTTCCTGATGTTCCTGGGGCTAATGGCGACCTACGTTATAACAGCTACAGGCAACCTGCTAATTATTGTGCTCACCTGGAGGGACCCACGCCTGCACACACAGATGTACTTCTTCCTGCGGAATCTGTCCTTCCTGGAACTGTTGCTGGTATCTGTTGTGGTTCCCAAGATGCTTGTCATCCTCCTCACAGGGGATCACGCCATCTCATTTGCCAGCTGCATCTTGCAGTCCTACCTCTACTTCCTCCTAGGCACCACCGACTTCTTCCTGCTAGCCGTCATGTCTCTGGATCGTTACTTGGCCATCTGCCGACCACTCCACTATGAGACTCTGATGAGCGGCCCTGTCTGTTCCCAGCTGGTGCTGGCCTCCTGGTTAGCTGGGTTCCTCTGGGTCCTTTGCCCCACCATCCTCATGGCCAGCCTGCCTTTCTGTGGCCCCAATGGTATTGACCACTTCTTTTGTGACAGTTGGCCCTTGCTGAGACTCTCCTGTGGGGACACCCGCCTGCTGGAGCTGGTGGCTTTCGTGCTCTCCACGACGGTGTTGTTGGGCTCGCTGGCCCTGACCTCAGTTTCCTATGTCTGCATTCTTGCCACTGTTCTCAGGGCCCCCACAGCCGCCGAGCAAAGGAAAGCGTTCTCCACGTGCGCCTCGCATCTCACGGTGGTGGTCATCGTCTACGGCAGCTCCATCTTCCTCTACATCCGCATGTCGGAGGCTCAGTCCATGCTGCTCAACAAAGGCGCCTCGGTCCTGAGCTGTATCGTCACACCCCTCCTCAACCCGTTCATCTTCACTCTCCGCAACGACAAGGTGAAGCAGGCGCTGAGAGACGCCCTGAGATGGCCCAGGCCCACTGCTGCCAGGAAACTGTGA